One window of the Diceros bicornis minor isolate mBicDic1 chromosome 40, mDicBic1.mat.cur, whole genome shotgun sequence genome contains the following:
- the LOC131399961 gene encoding basic proline-rich protein-like has translation MKVLPMNPTNSGGPQVAPNTLGCCSQSKAGSPRFSVHPAWGGGPGAGVYEPPPRLLTLRGAARSSPGSCGPSAALGAQLGSGPAGLGAKRAGSGRPGSAGGSPRPARRPPRRHRRPEPRGPPGAGCGDGDGAGKRKPARRPLRGARLPPPRAAPPPPPCAPPARLCAAPPPCTRARAAAPPRPVSPAPPRRAPGPRASLPRR, from the coding sequence ATGAAGGTTCTTCCCATGAATCCCACGAACTCGGGAGGTCCTCAAGTCGCCCCCAACACACTGGGATGTTGCTCGCAAAGCAAAGCCGGTTCCCCCCGTTTCTCCGTCCACCCAGCGTGGGGTGGGGGTCCGGGTGCGGGGGTCTACGAACCCCCCCCTCGCCTGCTCACCCTCCGTGGAGCCGCACGCAGCTCGCCGGGGTCCTGCGGCCCCTCCGCGGCCCTGGGGGCGCAGCTCGGCTCAGGCCCCGCGGGCCTGGGGGCGAAGCGCGCGGGGTCCGGGCGTCCCGGGAGCGCGGGAGgctcgccccgccccgcccggagGCCTCCGCGCCGCCACCGGCGGCCTGAGCCCCGCGGCCCGCCCGGCGCGGGATGTGGCGACGGCGACGGCGCCGGAAAGAGGAAACCGGCGCGGAGGCCTCTCCGGGGGGCGAGGCTGCCGCCGCCCCGCGCGGCCCCGCCGCCACCTCCGTGCGCGCCGCCGGCCCGGCTGTGCGCGGCCCCGCCGCCGTGCACCCGCGCGCGCGCGGCCGCACCTCCGCGCCCGGTCTCCCCGGCGCCGCCCCGCCGCGCGCCCGGACCCCGCGCCTCCCTTCCCCGCCGCTAA